The Punica granatum isolate Tunisia-2019 chromosome 4, ASM765513v2, whole genome shotgun sequence genome has a window encoding:
- the LOC116202213 gene encoding uncharacterized protein LOC116202213, which translates to MKKLYRKSTVYPSPPVVSDHLSFLPAAILTLAAALSPDDREVLAYLLLSNNNNNNTGWEQGSSIHRRPSSAVSPAGKGGGQRSCLPGKSDHPPMFSCDCFECYMSYWVRWDSSPNRQLIHEIIDQFEDGLVKSKGSNTKTKKERRKQTRGATDSKPPSSSSRDQDGFPSEQRPKKDDLVSSTSQSADSGTSDGGTTVTRGGEAAEEGPEKGSVRRLVGFIGERIWGVWN; encoded by the coding sequence ATGAAGAAGCTCTATCGGAAGAGCACCGTCTACCCCTCGCCGCCGGTCGTCTCCGACCACCTCTCCTTCCTCCCCGCGGCCATCCTCACACTCGCCGCAGCCCTCTCGCCCGACGACCGCGAGGTCCTCGCCTACCTTCTCTTGtccaacaacaacaataataacacCGGCTGGGAACAAGGCAGCAGCATCCATCGAAGGCCCTCTTCCGCCGTCTCCCCCGCAGGAAAAGGCGGCGGCCAGAGAAGCTGCCTACCCGGCAAGAGCGACCATCCCCCGATGTTCAGCTGCGACTGTTTCGAGTGCTACATGAGCTACTGGGTCAGGTGGGACTCCTCCCCCAATCGGCAGCTCATCCACGAGATCATCGATCAGTTCGAGGATGGGCTCGTGAAGAGCAAGGGGTCCAACACTAAAACcaagaaggagaggaggaaGCAGACGAGAGGGGCCACCGATTCGAAGCCGCCCTCATCATCATCCCGTGATCAGGATGGGTTTCCGTCAGAGCAGCGTCCGAAGAAGGACGACCTAGTAAGTTCGACATCGCAATCGGCCGACTCGGGGACTTCAGATGGAGGCACCACCGTAACACGCGGAGGCGAGGCGGCGGAGGAAGGGCCGGAGAAAGGGTCGGTGAGGAGGCTGGTGGGTTTTATAGGTGAGAGGATTTGGGGGGTTTGGAATTGA